A genome region from Diorhabda carinulata isolate Delta chromosome 2, icDioCari1.1, whole genome shotgun sequence includes the following:
- the LOC130903482 gene encoding myotubularin-related protein 6, which produces MEHIKTPKVETVRMLDRYSKTPSQGTLYLTATHLIFVEPDEKKETWILHMHIANLEKLPLSTTGSPLLIRTKTFLSVTFVIPKERDCHDVYVSLQQLSQPTRIEELYCFSYTPPIEEIQRSVGWNFHDLQSEYQRMGVPNEQWSITNLNINYELCDTYPQLLYVPSKASTNILTGSSRFRSKGRLPVLSYLYKNKASICRCSQPLSGFSARCLEDETMLNHVLKTNPHATYIYVVDTRPKINAMANRAAGKGYENEAFYENTKFHFLGIENIHVMRNSLSKVVETCEQKNPTMASFLSGLESSGWLRHIKSILDTSLFITEALVEGISVLVHCSDGWDRTAQVCSLASILLDPYYRTISGYQALIEKDWLSFGHKFSERCGHIQTENKENSPIFTQLLDATWQLMQQFPMSFQFNETFLFTLHDHVHSCQFGTFIGNCEKERLDLRLSERTFSLWGYMANHLNEYINPLYSIEESPDVLIPNLIPQNIKFWRSMYCRFESGIHPREPQADLLLVTSDYVFSLDEHVKYLTKRLSSVKSLITRTVDRKKNKSKRDQLCNNVYLDNKMQYEKNVSKEMENADQDHPLKLQDKVSAELLDMDLLAKEVDSVAIDWKALRNTNECSCSLSLDQLSKKMHCRKCGDVFCQRCITKKVALPGHLSQIPVPVCKPCFDTVTSSSQT; this is translated from the exons ATGGAACATATTAAAACTCCAAAG gTGGAAACAGTTCGTATGCTTGACAGATACTCGAAGACTCCATCACAAGGAACATTGTATTTAACTGCAACCCATTTAATTTTTGTAGAACCTGATGAAAAAAAGGAAACCTGG ATTCTTCATATGCACATAGCTAACTTAGAAAAACTCCCATTATCTACAACTGGTTCTCCCCTTTTGATAAGaaccaaaacatttttatctgtTACCTTTGTTATACCTAAGGAAAGAGACTGTCATGATGTATATGTTAGTTTACAACAATTATCTCAACCAACTAGAATTGAagaattatattgtttttcataCACACCCCCCATAGAAGAAATTCAGAGATCTGTTGGGTGGAATTTTCATGATTTGCAATCTGAGTATCAAAGAATGGGAGTGCCAAATGAGCAGTGGAGTATCACAAATCTAAATATAAACTATGAG CTATGTGATACATACCCACAACTTCTTTATGTCCCAAGTAAAGCAAGTACTAATATTTTGACAGGCAGCTCAAGGTTCCGCTCAAAAGGGAGATTACCAGTgttatcatatttatataagAACAAAGCAAGTATATGTAGATGTAGTCAACCCTTGTCGGGATTTAGTGCAAGATGTTTGGAAGATGAGACAATGCTGAATCATGTTCTTAAAACAAATCCTCATGCTACATATATTTATGTAGTAGATACAAGACCAAAG ATCAATGCTATGGCAAATAGAGCAGCAGGTAAAGGATATGAAAATGAAGCTTTCtatgaaaatactaaatttcattttcttggtATTGAGAATATACATGTGATGCGAAATAGTCTTTCAAAAGTTGTTGAAA CATGTGAACAAAAAAATCCAACAATGGCGAGCTTTCTTAGTGGCTTAGAATCTAGTGGATGGTTGAGACACATAAAATCCATATTAGACACTTCGTTGTTTATAACAGAGGCACTTGTTGAGGGTATAAGTGTTCTAGTACATTGCTCAGATGGTTGGGATAGAACTGCGCAAGTCTGTTCATTAGCTTCAATTCTTTTAGATCCATATTATAGAACAATATCAGGCTATCAG gcACTGATTGAAAAAGACTGGTTATCGTTTGGACATAAATTTTCAGAACGATGTGGGCATATACaaactgaaaataaagaaaactcaCCGATATTTACTCAACTTTTGGATGCTACTTGGCAATTGATGCAACAGTTCCCAATGtcttttcaatttaacgagacaTTTTTGTTCACATTACACGATCATGTTCACTCGTGTCAGTTTGGAACTTTTATTGGAAATTGTGAAAAAGAAAGATTAGATTTAAG ATTGTCAGAAAGAACATTTTCTCTTTGGGGATATATGGCAAATCATCTTAATGAGTATATAAATCCATTGTACAGTATAGAAGAAAGTCCCGATGTGCTCATTCCTAACTTGATACCTCAAAATATTAA ATTCTGGAGAAGTATGTACTGCAGATTTGAAAGTGGAATACATCCTAGAGAACCTCAAGCTGATTTACTACTAGTTACTTCAGATTATGTATTTTCTTTAGACGAACACGTCAAGTATTTAACTAAG AGGTTGTCGTCTGTAAAATCTCTTATCACAAGAACTGTAgacagaaagaaaaataaatcgaagCGAGATCAGTTGTGTAATAATGTATATTTAGATAACAAGATGCaatatgagaaaaatgtatccaaagaaatggaaaatgcagaCCAAGACCACCCTCTGAAATTACAAGATAAAGTTTCTGCAGAACTTTTAGACATGGATCTCCTAGCCAAAGAAGTTGATTCGGTAGCAATCGATTGGAAAGCTTTAAGAAATACAAACGAGTGCAGTTGTTCTTTATCATTAGACCAGTTAAGTAAGAAA aTGCACTGTCGGAAATGTGGCGACGTATTTTGCCAACGttgtataacaaaaaaagttgCCCTTCCTGGACATCTGTCCCAGATACCAGTACCTGTTTGCAAGCCTTGTTTTGACACCGTCACCTCATCTTCACAGACTTAG
- the LOC130903733 gene encoding 39S ribosomal protein L48, mitochondrial, protein MLSLRKLRLEKLFSCIKHNNVRCQSGGIYEPSYLEGMKSKIPLFDALNIQLKGYNFDVLEHYQKFLHNMLKNMDINVEECWALPAQKMKITTFKPKSEIIHNQYDLKIYERIVQMTDISTTQLPLVIRAIEASLPAGVTVQIRPHEDSDEEVRYVPDVELNTLKSELEEMGGPSKTKK, encoded by the exons atgttaAGTTTACGAAAATTAcgtttagaaaaattgttttcttgtaTAAAACATAATAATGTAAGATGTCAAAGTGGAGGAATTTATGAACCTAGTTATTTAGAG GGTATGAAATCTAAAATTCCTTTATTTGACGCCCTCAATATTCAGTTGAAAGGTTATAATTTCGATGTATTAGAACATTATCAAAAGTTTCTAcataatatgttgaaaaatatggaCATAAATGTTGAAGAATGCTGGGCACTTCCtgcacaaaaaatgaaaattacaacATTCAAaccaaaaagtgaaattattcaCAACCAATACGATCTTAAAATCTACGAAAGAATTGTACAAATGACAGATATTTCAACAACACAg CTTCCTCTAGTTATAAGAGCAATAGAAGCAAGTCTACCAGCTGGTGTGACGGTACAAATTAGACCACATGAGGATTCAGATGAAGAAGTTAGGTATGTCCCTGATGTTGAACTCAATACCCTTAAAAGTGAACTGGAAGAAATGGGAGGACCTTCTAAAACTAAAAAGTAG